The Apium graveolens cultivar Ventura chromosome 11, ASM990537v1, whole genome shotgun sequence genome has a window encoding:
- the LOC141698680 gene encoding lysM domain receptor-like kinase 3 → MCKSSKKKTLAAVISPNRRHSNSHNLKSSSLNFSGETFTSGESSYIKDSYQSSVSSKASLTSLRESLPEHAHVYDFSEISSATNSFRSIQFSKSSSSTAWKCRLRGKEAIVFQRKLRRKIDSDKLIERLIPVCRSHYTSVIKLLGASISDSYIYLVYEFVQGASLENCLRNPRNPNFTVLSNWMSRIQITTDIAHGLDYIHHSTGLNQCFVHNHIKSSSIIVTESELNAKICHFGTAELCGEIVDVEEEERCLDVKRSGSRVMKFEGTRGYMSPEFQSSGVATQKCDVYAFGVIILELLSGKEPLKYSVGGDGGYVRVSLIETAREAVDGGTGALRRWMDNRLKDSYPVEVAEKLTKIGLECVEGDPSKRPEMGWVAGRISKLFLESLTWSEKMGIPVDFTASFAPR, encoded by the coding sequence ATGTGCAAATCATCGAAGAAAAAGACGCTCGCCGCCGTAATCTCACCAAACCGCCGCCACTCCAACTCACACAACCTCAAATCCTCGTCACTCAACTTCTCCGGCGAAACTTTCACTTCCGGCGAATCAAGCTACATCAAAGACTCATATCAATCATCAGTATCTAGCAAAGCTTCTCTCACAAGTCTCCGAGAATCTCTCCCTGAACACGCTCACGTTTACGATTTCTCGGAAATTAGCTCAGCGACTAATAGTTTCCGGTCCATTCAATTCTCGAAATCCTCTTCGTCTACTGCTTGGAAGTGTAGACTTAGAGGCAAAGAAGCGATTGTTTTTCAACGTAAGCTGCGTCGCAAAATTGATTCGGATAAGTTAATTGAACGTTTAATTCCTGTGTGTCGGAGTCATTATACGAGCGTTATTAAGCTTCTAGGTGCTTCGATAAGCGatagttatatatatttagtttATGAGTTTGTTCAGGGCGCGAGTTTGGAGAATTGTTTGAGAAATCCTCGAAACCCTAATTTTACTGTTTTGTCGAATTGGATGAGTAGGATTCAGATTACTACTGATATTGCTCATGGATTGGATTATATTCATCATTCTACGGGATTGAATCAGTGTTTTGTGCATAATCATATTAAGAGTTCGAGTATTATTGTAACTGAGAGTGAATTGAATGCGAAGATATGTCATTTTGGAACTGCAGAGCTTTGTGGCGAGATTGTGGATGTGGAAGAGGAGGAGAGGTGTTTGGATGTGAAGAGATCGGGGAGTAGAGTTATGAAATTTGAGGGGACGAGAGGGTATATGTCTCCGGAGTTTCAGAGTAGTGGTGTTGCGACTCAGAAATGTGATGTTTACGCGTTTGGAGTGATAATTTTGGAGTTGCTTTCGGGTAAGGAGCCTTTGAAGTATAGTGTTGGTGGTGATGGAGGTTATGTTAGGGTTTCGTTAATTGAGACAGCGAGAGAGGCCGTGGATGGGGGAACTGGTGCATTGAGACGGTGGATGGATAACAGGCTTAAGGATTCGTATCCAGTGGAGGTTGCGGAGAAGTTGACAAAGATTGGGTTGGAGTGTGTGGAGGGGGATCCGAGTAAGAGACCGGAAATGGGGTGGGTTGCTGGTAGGATATCGAAATTGTTCTTGGAGTCTTTGACATGGTCGGAGAAAATGGGGATTCCTGTTGACTTCACTGCCTCTTTCGCTCCACGGTGA